A DNA window from Camelina sativa cultivar DH55 chromosome 13, Cs, whole genome shotgun sequence contains the following coding sequences:
- the LOC104737849 gene encoding anaphase-promoting complex subunit 1-like, with protein sequence MAGERFGLHQLDLLPSGVSLPLRHALDSCRESPPADWPAIAYVLLGREDMAQSVFRNLSSSKEFEMQSNTNLISMSIPYMLHLHPVIVPSSLSESFGLENTKIEDTNSVDGSIIDGMEHIFNSYTQLRYGRDLRLNEVRRLLCSATPVVVQTSANPTISDQEQQQDQLWRIAPRTAVLPLGRGAFTLSTIHTLLTEAFTVPKLVLAGRLPAQQNAIINLDPNIKNIQELKTWPEFHNAVAAGLRLAPLQD encoded by the exons ATGGCAGGAGAGAGATTTGGGCTTCATCAGCTGGATTTGCTACCTTCTGGTGTATCTCTCCCGCTGAGACAT GCACTGGATAGCTGTCGGGAATCTCCTCCAGCTGACTGGCCAGCAATTGCTTATGTGCTTCTTGGCCGAGAAGATATGGCCCAATCCGTCTTCAGAAATTTGAGTTCATCCAAGGAATTTGAGATGCAGTCAAATACGAATTTGATATCGATGTCCATACCTTACATGCTGCATTTGCATCCAGTAATCGTTCCATCCTCTTTATCTGAGTCGTTTGGCTTGGAAAACACTAAAATTGAGGATACAAATTCAGTGGATGGTTCTATAATAGATGGAATGGAGCATATCTTCAACTCCTACACACAGTTACGGTATGGCCGAGATCTACGGTTGAATGAG GTTCGGCGTCTTTTGTGCTCTGCAACACCGGTGGTAGTTCAAACGTCTGCTAACCCTACTATATCAGATCAGGAGCAGCAACAG GACCAGCTTTGGCGCATAGCACCGAGGACTGCTGTGCTTCCCCTCGGGCGTGGAGCATTCACATTATCAACGATACACACTCTCTTAACTGAG GCGTTTACTGTACCAAAGCTTGTTTTAGCAGGTCGACTGCCTGCTCAACAAAATGCCATT ATTAATCTAGATCCAAACATAAAGAATATCCAAGAACTTAAAACCTGGCCGGAGTTTCATAACGCTGTTGCTGCTGGGTTGCGACTGGCTCCGCTTCAG GACTAA
- the LOC104734561 gene encoding uncharacterized protein LOC104734561 isoform X2, whose translation MFVRKFLQKSSGGQNPPPRNPPPRGCLIAEDLDPHIVTHCGIPSTASLLAFDPIQCLLAVGTLDGRIKVIGGDNIEAILASHKQLPFKNLEFMQNQGFLVSISNENEIQVWDLDLRQPASSLQWESNITAFAILHGTGYMYVGDEYGMVSVLNYNADEGKLLQLPYYVPTDALAEAAGLSSPIDYPVVGILSQPCSRGTRLLIAFSNGLLFLWDASEDRVVLVRGNKDLPVEGKTVGDSLEASHDEFSDLEIDGKEISSICWASTDGSVLAVGYVDGDILFWDFSDGQKGNPSNHVVKLQLSSAEKRLPVIVMHWCLDVSRKSSGGKLFIYGGDIIGSDEVLTMLGLDWSSGMGGLKCVGRADLTLSGSFADMVLSPIACSRQSGMFLFLLTNPGQLQAYDDTSLAYLMSQQEMKISVPPLPYPMTVPTMDPHTTVATFSALNVNDKTSLALSEIVLAEKARTPRTPSGENAQWPLTGGVPSHLDDYKLERLYMAGYQDGSVRIWDATYPCLSLMYVLEPKANVIDITGVNASVTAFCFCSKTSCLAVGNECGMVRLFKLVGHKSGGTLEVVSNTDKKAHHLHQEDGPQWLAAFSFLNSPVCSLEFLQSTTRLAVGFKCGKVAMLDIGVLTVMFVTNSLSESGSPIKSLYVKSSSAPTDSKIDPTNQNSIKSEEDLILCAMTKDGQTVLLDGNTGKIVASCLRPQKNPTAICMHIIEDCYENSETPSPKPAGKFSGKEKNGNKSHIINASESHSPDGEQNAVTETKLVDQRFANSLFLICYEDALRLYSLKSSSQGSLESNMEVNLPRPCCWMGILKKDGRECAVLLLYRTGHIEIRSFPKLEVVGESSLLSLLRWNFKPNMEKTVCSDDFGHVVLVNGCEVAILSFLANVGFRLPESLPLLHDKVLAAAADATFSHISAHKKNHDGAPKFLSNIIKGFRSSSEQKVDQVQDFSHLGNIFSNPPYLKPSDTGGDDEKIVELNIDDIEIDEPVIILPLTEKDKKEKKDKRTDKEKLFDGASSDAQPKTRTVDEIKSKYRKAGETSAIASQAKDKLLERGEKLERISQRTAELQDGAENFASMAHELAKQMEKRKWWNI comes from the exons ATGTTCGTCAGAAAATTTCTGCAGAAATCCTCCGGCGGTCAGAATCCTCCTCCTCGG AATCCTCCTCCTCGG GGATGTTTGATAGCAGAAGACCTGGATCCCCATATTGTCACCCACTGTGGGATACCTTCGACGGCATCTCTTCTTGCCTTTGACCCTATTCAATGCCTCTTGGCTGTGGGAACACT AGATGGAAGGATAAAAGTGATTGGTGGCGACAACATCGAGGCGATTCTTGCATCTCATAAGCAGTTACCTTTCAAAAACTTAGAG TTCATGCAGAACCAAGGCTTTCTTGTCAGCATCTCAAACGAAAACGAGATTCAG GTGTGGGACTTGGATCTTAGGCAACCAGCATCAAGCTTACAGTGGGAGTCAAACATTACTGCGTTTGCAATCCTTCATGGCACTGGCTACAT GTATGTTGGTGATGAGTACGGTATGGTGTCTGTTCTAAACTACAATGCTGACGAAGGGAAATTACTGCAGCTTCCTTATTATGTTCCAACTGATGCTTTAGCTG AAGCAGCGGGGCTGTCATCTCCTATTGATTATCCGGTTGTTGGAATTCTTTCTCAGCCTTGTTCAAGGGGAACTAG ATTGTTGATCGCATTTTCAAATGGATTGCTTTTTCTTTGGGATGCATCAGAAGATCGTGTTGTGTTAGTACGAGGAAACAAAGATCTACCTGTCGAGGGTAAAACAGTCGGTGATTCTCTTGAAGCCTCACATGATGAGTTTTCTGATCTTGAAATTGATGGAAAAGAGATAAGTTCTATTTGTTGGGCATCAACTGATGGTTCAGTTCTCGCTGTTGGCTATGTGGATGGGGATATATTATTTTGGGACTTTTCTGATGGGCAAAAGGGGAACCCATCTAATCACGTTGTTAAGTTACAGTTGTCTTCGGCTGAGAAAAGACTTCCTGTCATTGTTATGCATTGGTGTTTGGATGTATCTCGCAAGAGTAGTGGTGGAAAACTCTTCATCTATGGTGGTGATATCATTGGATCTGACGAAGTACTTACG ATGTTAGGTCTTGACTGGTCTTCTGGTATGGGAGGTCTGAAATGTGTTGGCCGTGCTGACCTGACCCTAAGCGGTTCATTTGCTGATATGGTCTTATCTCCAATTGCCTGTTCAAGGCAAAGTGGgatgtttttatttctattgaCAAATCCAGGACAACTGCAAGCATATGATGATACCTCTCTGGCTTATCTGATGTCTCAGCAAGAGATGAAGATTTCCGTTCCTCCGCTGCCATATCCTATGACTGTACCAACGATGGATCCACATACGACAGTGGCAACATTTTCTGCATTAAATGTGAATGATAAAACGTCACTAGCCCTTTCTGAG ATAGTCTTAGCTGAAAAAGCTCGAACACCACGTACTCCATCCGGAGAAAATGCACAATGGCCTCTGACAGGTGGTGTTCCAAGCCACCTTGATGATTACAAGCTTGAAAGACTGTACATGGCAGGTTATCAAGATGGGTCTGTGCGAATATGGGATGCAACCTACCCATGCCTGTCTCTTATGTATGTACTGGAGCCAAAG GCAAATGTTATTGACATAACTGGAGTAAATGCATCCGTAACGGCTTTTTGCTTCTGCTCTAAGACTTCTTGTTTGGCTGTTGGTAACGAATGTGGTATG GTTCGCCTTTTCAAGCTGGTCGGCCATAAAAGTGGAGGAACTTTGGAAGTTGTTTCCAACACTGACAAGAAAG CTCACCATTTGCACCAAGAAGATGGTCCTCAATGGTTGGCTGCATTTTCCTTCCTGAATTCCCCAGTGTGCTCCCTGGAATTTCTACAGTCTACAACAAGGCTTGCCGTGGGATTTAAATGTGGCAAG GTTGCAATGCTCGATATTGGTGTGCTGACAGTAATGTTCGTTACAAATAGCTTATCTGAGTCAGGTTCCCCGATCAAGTCACTCTATGTGAAATCCTCTTCAGCTCCAACTGACTCAAAAATTGATCCAACTAATCAGAATTCCATAAAGTCTGAAGAAGATTTAATCTTGTGCGCAATGACCAAGGATGGACAGACCGTTCTTTTGGATGGCAATACTGGGAAAATAGTCGCCTCATGCTTGAGACCTCAGAAGAACCCAACTGCGATTTGTATGCATATTATAG AGGATTGCTATGAGAACTCTGAAACGCCCAGTCCAAAACCAGCTGGAAAATTCTCTGGGAAGgagaaaaatggaaacaaatctCATATAATCAATGCTAGTGAGAGTCATTCACCAGATGGTGAACAGAATGCTGTCACAGAAACAAAACTTGTTGATCAGAGATTTGCGAACTCGTTATTTCTCATATGTTATGAGGACGCTCTCCGCTTGTATTCTTTAAAGTCGTCATCTCAG GGAAGTCTTGAGAGCAATATGGAGGTAAATCTTCCAAGGCCGTGTTGCTGGATGGGAATCCTAAAAAAAGATGGAAGGGAATGTGCAGTACTCCTGCTTTACAGAACAGGGCATATTGAAATAAG ATCTTTCCCGAAGCTTGAAGTTGTGGGAGAGAGCTCTTTGCTCTCACTTCTTAGGTGGAACTTCAAGCCTAACATGGAGAAGACAGTATGTTCGGATGATTTCGGCCATGTCGTCCTG GTAAATGGTTGTGAAGTCGCCATCCTTTCGTTTTTGGCCAACGTCGGCTTCAG GCTCCCAGAGTCTTTACCTTTGCTTCATGACAAAGTCCTTGCAGCAGCTGCTGACGCTACCTTTAGCCATATCTCtgctcataaaaaaaatcat GATGGCGCTCCCAAATTCCTAAGTAACATTATCAAAGGCTTCAGATCAAGCAGTGAACAGAAGGTGGACCAAGTACAAGATTTCTCCCACCTGGGGAACATCTTTTCTAATCCACCATACTTGAAGCCTTCTGATACCGGTGGTGACGACGAAAAGATTGTCGAGCTTAACATTG ATGACATCGAGATCGACGAACCTGTGATCATCTTGCCTTTGacagagaaagacaaaaaagaaaagaaag ATAAGAGAACGGATAAGGAGAAACTGTTCGACGGTGCATCCAGCGATGCACAACCCAAAACGAGAACTGTGGATGAAATTAAGTCCAAATACAGAAAAGCAGGG GAAACCTCGGCAATAGCGTCACAAGCAAAGGACAAACTTCTTGAGCGTGGAGAAAAGCTCGAG AGAATAAGCCAACGCACAGCTGAGCTTCAAGACGGGGCTGAGAACTTTGCATCTATGGCACATGAACTTGCTAAACAAATGGAGAAGCGAAAATGGTGGAACATATGA
- the LOC104734561 gene encoding uncharacterized protein LOC104734561 isoform X1, whose product MFVRKFLQKSSGGQNPPPRGCLIAEDLDPHIVTHCGIPSTASLLAFDPIQCLLAVGTLDGRIKVIGGDNIEAILASHKQLPFKNLEFMQNQGFLVSISNENEIQVWDLDLRQPASSLQWESNITAFAILHGTGYMYVGDEYGMVSVLNYNADEGKLLQLPYYVPTDALAEAAGLSSPIDYPVVGILSQPCSRGTRLLIAFSNGLLFLWDASEDRVVLVRGNKDLPVEGKTVGDSLEASHDEFSDLEIDGKEISSICWASTDGSVLAVGYVDGDILFWDFSDGQKGNPSNHVVKLQLSSAEKRLPVIVMHWCLDVSRKSSGGKLFIYGGDIIGSDEVLTMLGLDWSSGMGGLKCVGRADLTLSGSFADMVLSPIACSRQSGMFLFLLTNPGQLQAYDDTSLAYLMSQQEMKISVPPLPYPMTVPTMDPHTTVATFSALNVNDKTSLALSEIVLAEKARTPRTPSGENAQWPLTGGVPSHLDDYKLERLYMAGYQDGSVRIWDATYPCLSLMYVLEPKANVIDITGVNASVTAFCFCSKTSCLAVGNECGMVRLFKLVGHKSGGTLEVVSNTDKKAHHLHQEDGPQWLAAFSFLNSPVCSLEFLQSTTRLAVGFKCGKVAMLDIGVLTVMFVTNSLSESGSPIKSLYVKSSSAPTDSKIDPTNQNSIKSEEDLILCAMTKDGQTVLLDGNTGKIVASCLRPQKNPTAICMHIIEDCYENSETPSPKPAGKFSGKEKNGNKSHIINASESHSPDGEQNAVTETKLVDQRFANSLFLICYEDALRLYSLKSSSQGSLESNMEVNLPRPCCWMGILKKDGRECAVLLLYRTGHIEIRSFPKLEVVGESSLLSLLRWNFKPNMEKTVCSDDFGHVVLVNGCEVAILSFLANVGFRLPESLPLLHDKVLAAAADATFSHISAHKKNHDGAPKFLSNIIKGFRSSSEQKVDQVQDFSHLGNIFSNPPYLKPSDTGGDDEKIVELNIDDIEIDEPVIILPLTEKDKKEKKDKRTDKEKLFDGASSDAQPKTRTVDEIKSKYRKAGETSAIASQAKDKLLERGEKLERISQRTAELQDGAENFASMAHELAKQMEKRKWWNI is encoded by the exons ATGTTCGTCAGAAAATTTCTGCAGAAATCCTCCGGCGGTCAGAATCCTCCTCCTCGG GGATGTTTGATAGCAGAAGACCTGGATCCCCATATTGTCACCCACTGTGGGATACCTTCGACGGCATCTCTTCTTGCCTTTGACCCTATTCAATGCCTCTTGGCTGTGGGAACACT AGATGGAAGGATAAAAGTGATTGGTGGCGACAACATCGAGGCGATTCTTGCATCTCATAAGCAGTTACCTTTCAAAAACTTAGAG TTCATGCAGAACCAAGGCTTTCTTGTCAGCATCTCAAACGAAAACGAGATTCAG GTGTGGGACTTGGATCTTAGGCAACCAGCATCAAGCTTACAGTGGGAGTCAAACATTACTGCGTTTGCAATCCTTCATGGCACTGGCTACAT GTATGTTGGTGATGAGTACGGTATGGTGTCTGTTCTAAACTACAATGCTGACGAAGGGAAATTACTGCAGCTTCCTTATTATGTTCCAACTGATGCTTTAGCTG AAGCAGCGGGGCTGTCATCTCCTATTGATTATCCGGTTGTTGGAATTCTTTCTCAGCCTTGTTCAAGGGGAACTAG ATTGTTGATCGCATTTTCAAATGGATTGCTTTTTCTTTGGGATGCATCAGAAGATCGTGTTGTGTTAGTACGAGGAAACAAAGATCTACCTGTCGAGGGTAAAACAGTCGGTGATTCTCTTGAAGCCTCACATGATGAGTTTTCTGATCTTGAAATTGATGGAAAAGAGATAAGTTCTATTTGTTGGGCATCAACTGATGGTTCAGTTCTCGCTGTTGGCTATGTGGATGGGGATATATTATTTTGGGACTTTTCTGATGGGCAAAAGGGGAACCCATCTAATCACGTTGTTAAGTTACAGTTGTCTTCGGCTGAGAAAAGACTTCCTGTCATTGTTATGCATTGGTGTTTGGATGTATCTCGCAAGAGTAGTGGTGGAAAACTCTTCATCTATGGTGGTGATATCATTGGATCTGACGAAGTACTTACG ATGTTAGGTCTTGACTGGTCTTCTGGTATGGGAGGTCTGAAATGTGTTGGCCGTGCTGACCTGACCCTAAGCGGTTCATTTGCTGATATGGTCTTATCTCCAATTGCCTGTTCAAGGCAAAGTGGgatgtttttatttctattgaCAAATCCAGGACAACTGCAAGCATATGATGATACCTCTCTGGCTTATCTGATGTCTCAGCAAGAGATGAAGATTTCCGTTCCTCCGCTGCCATATCCTATGACTGTACCAACGATGGATCCACATACGACAGTGGCAACATTTTCTGCATTAAATGTGAATGATAAAACGTCACTAGCCCTTTCTGAG ATAGTCTTAGCTGAAAAAGCTCGAACACCACGTACTCCATCCGGAGAAAATGCACAATGGCCTCTGACAGGTGGTGTTCCAAGCCACCTTGATGATTACAAGCTTGAAAGACTGTACATGGCAGGTTATCAAGATGGGTCTGTGCGAATATGGGATGCAACCTACCCATGCCTGTCTCTTATGTATGTACTGGAGCCAAAG GCAAATGTTATTGACATAACTGGAGTAAATGCATCCGTAACGGCTTTTTGCTTCTGCTCTAAGACTTCTTGTTTGGCTGTTGGTAACGAATGTGGTATG GTTCGCCTTTTCAAGCTGGTCGGCCATAAAAGTGGAGGAACTTTGGAAGTTGTTTCCAACACTGACAAGAAAG CTCACCATTTGCACCAAGAAGATGGTCCTCAATGGTTGGCTGCATTTTCCTTCCTGAATTCCCCAGTGTGCTCCCTGGAATTTCTACAGTCTACAACAAGGCTTGCCGTGGGATTTAAATGTGGCAAG GTTGCAATGCTCGATATTGGTGTGCTGACAGTAATGTTCGTTACAAATAGCTTATCTGAGTCAGGTTCCCCGATCAAGTCACTCTATGTGAAATCCTCTTCAGCTCCAACTGACTCAAAAATTGATCCAACTAATCAGAATTCCATAAAGTCTGAAGAAGATTTAATCTTGTGCGCAATGACCAAGGATGGACAGACCGTTCTTTTGGATGGCAATACTGGGAAAATAGTCGCCTCATGCTTGAGACCTCAGAAGAACCCAACTGCGATTTGTATGCATATTATAG AGGATTGCTATGAGAACTCTGAAACGCCCAGTCCAAAACCAGCTGGAAAATTCTCTGGGAAGgagaaaaatggaaacaaatctCATATAATCAATGCTAGTGAGAGTCATTCACCAGATGGTGAACAGAATGCTGTCACAGAAACAAAACTTGTTGATCAGAGATTTGCGAACTCGTTATTTCTCATATGTTATGAGGACGCTCTCCGCTTGTATTCTTTAAAGTCGTCATCTCAG GGAAGTCTTGAGAGCAATATGGAGGTAAATCTTCCAAGGCCGTGTTGCTGGATGGGAATCCTAAAAAAAGATGGAAGGGAATGTGCAGTACTCCTGCTTTACAGAACAGGGCATATTGAAATAAG ATCTTTCCCGAAGCTTGAAGTTGTGGGAGAGAGCTCTTTGCTCTCACTTCTTAGGTGGAACTTCAAGCCTAACATGGAGAAGACAGTATGTTCGGATGATTTCGGCCATGTCGTCCTG GTAAATGGTTGTGAAGTCGCCATCCTTTCGTTTTTGGCCAACGTCGGCTTCAG GCTCCCAGAGTCTTTACCTTTGCTTCATGACAAAGTCCTTGCAGCAGCTGCTGACGCTACCTTTAGCCATATCTCtgctcataaaaaaaatcat GATGGCGCTCCCAAATTCCTAAGTAACATTATCAAAGGCTTCAGATCAAGCAGTGAACAGAAGGTGGACCAAGTACAAGATTTCTCCCACCTGGGGAACATCTTTTCTAATCCACCATACTTGAAGCCTTCTGATACCGGTGGTGACGACGAAAAGATTGTCGAGCTTAACATTG ATGACATCGAGATCGACGAACCTGTGATCATCTTGCCTTTGacagagaaagacaaaaaagaaaagaaag ATAAGAGAACGGATAAGGAGAAACTGTTCGACGGTGCATCCAGCGATGCACAACCCAAAACGAGAACTGTGGATGAAATTAAGTCCAAATACAGAAAAGCAGGG GAAACCTCGGCAATAGCGTCACAAGCAAAGGACAAACTTCTTGAGCGTGGAGAAAAGCTCGAG AGAATAAGCCAACGCACAGCTGAGCTTCAAGACGGGGCTGAGAACTTTGCATCTATGGCACATGAACTTGCTAAACAAATGGAGAAGCGAAAATGGTGGAACATATGA
- the LOC104734563 gene encoding temperature-sensitive sn-2 acyl-lipid omega-3 desaturase (ferredoxin), chloroplastic-like — translation MASWVLSECGIRPLPRFYPKPTNSFVSNPTPTFKFKFNPTIKPISSTLDSREGFFSKTRNWTLNVATPLTTVQSPSEEDTERFDPGAPPPFNLADIREAIPKHCWVKNPWMSMSYVVRDVAIVFGLAALASYFNNWLLWPLYWFAQGTMFWALFVLGHDCGHGSFSNDRRLNSVAGHLLHSSILVPYHGWRISHRTHHQNHGHVENDESWHPLPESMYKKLEKATQIFRFTLPFPMLAYPFYLWNRSPGKNGSHYHPDSDLFLPKEKKDVLTSTACWTAMAALLVCLNFVMGPIQMLKLYGIPYWIFVMWLDFVTYLHHHGHEDKLPWYRGKEWSYLRGGLTTLDRDYGWINNIHHDIGTHVIHHLFPQIPHYHLVEATEAAKPVLGKYYREPKNSGPLPLHLLGSLIKSMKQDHFVSDTGDVVYYETDPKLN, via the exons ATGGCGAGCTGGGTATTATCAGAATGTGGTATTAGACCTCTCCCCAGATTCTATCCTAAACCCACAAACTCTTTCGTCTCTAATCCAACACCcacattcaaattcaaattcaatccAACAATTAAACCTATTTCTTCTACTCTCGATTCCAGAGAAGGGTTCTTCTCTAAAACCAGGAACTGGACATTGAATGTGGCCACGCCTCTAACAACTGTTCAGTCTCCATCGGAGGAAGACACAGAGAGATTCGACCCAGGTGCGCCTCCTCCGTTCAATTTGGCGGACATAAGAGAAGCCATACCAAAGCACTGTTGGGTCAAGAATCCATGGATGTCAATGAGTTATGTTGTCAGAGATGTCGCTATCGTCTTTGGATTGGCTGCTTTAGCTTCTTACTTCAACAATTGGCTTCTCTGGCCTCTCTACTGGTTTGCTCAAGGAACCATGTTCTGGGCTCTCTTTGTACTTGGCCATGACTG CGGACACGGTAGCTTCTCCAATGATCGGAGGCTGAACAGTGTAGCAggtcatcttcttcattcctCAATTCTGGTCCCTTACCATGGCTG GAGAATTAGCCACAGAACTCACCACCAAAACCATGGGCATGTTGAGAATGACGAATCTTGGCACCCT TTGCCTGAAAGCATGTACAAGAAATTGGAAAAAGCGACTCAAATTTTTAGGTTTACACTGCCGTTTCCAATGCTTGCATACCCTTTCTACTTG TGGAACAGAAGTCCAGGGAAAAATGGTTCTCATTATCATCCGGACAGTGACTTGTTTCttccaaaagagaagaaagatgttCTGACATCAACTGCCTGTTGGACTGCAATGGCTGCTTTGCTTGTTTGTCTCAACTTTGTCATGGGTCCAATCCAAATGCTCAAACTATATGGCATCCCTTATTGG ATATTTGTAATGTGGTTGGACTTCGTCACTTACTTGCACCACCATGGACATGAAGACAAGCTCCCTTGGTACCGTGGAAAG GAATGGAGTTACCTGAGAGGAGGGCTCACAACATTGGATCGTGACTACGGATGGATTAATAACATCCACCATGACATTGGAACTCATGTGATACATCATCTTTTCCCGCAGATCCCACATTATCATCTAGTAGAAGCT ACTGAAGCAGCTAAACCAGTACTAGGAAAGTACTACAGAGAACCGAAAAACTCTGGACCGCTCCCACTTCACTTACTGGGAAGCCTCATAAAAAGTATGAAACAAGACCATTTCGTAAGCGATACAGGAGACGTCGTGTACTATGAGACAGATCCAAAACTCAACTGA